The following is a genomic window from Papilio machaon chromosome 7, ilPapMach1.1, whole genome shotgun sequence.
TTATAGGTATATTCCGTTTCATTATGGCCACCCAGAGCATAAATTGCTTGAGTGATTCTAACGATTGAGGTATAATTAGATTAGTCTTTTCCGGATAGTCAGGAGTCTGTCGGTTgggctgttttttttttttttaaagtaacactCGTTATCAACGAGTGAAACAACAACGACTACGTTCgtgcttttaaaaaataaaaacaaaacatctgtaatgtaaaattaacacAAGCAAAAGCAAGAAAACAACAAATGATAAAAAGTCACCAGGGCACGGACAAAACCATCTATATGATAAACTTTAATCAGTAGTCTGTGACATTTAACCTCTCTATCGTGTTATGaataacatttatacatactcgtatgtaaggaaaatgaaattaaaaattatattcttgtaaaaaatatttcttaatatactCCCAGAGTAGCGTATACAACTGAAAACGGAATGTGTTGTAACCATGCAAATTGGTATCCGTAATCTATTCCCCAGGATTGGCTAAACTGGTTTACTAGCACTTGTATCAAAAGGCATCGCTTCACGATATTGTAACTTCGCTCTAATccggtttacatgaattaatATCAAAGCGTTTAAGTTGCGTCAACGGATATTCAGTAATACTAGTATCAATTAATACTGAATACTTGTAAAATAGCGTCGTTTTGCATTGCATTTCCGTGCAATACAAATTTTGCCGCAAACTTTACTCCAGTTTTGCCATAATTTATGTAACTGTGTATCCTGTAAGTCTGGCAACATTAGTGTGCATACAAACAAGTTGAATACATCTCAGAGTTCACGTTTTGCTCGAGGACTGAAGTATGATGCTGTACATTCGAAATAATCAGACTAGAAATCTTCTCTTCGCCCGGATGTGGATTTTCTAGTTTTACGTCCTTATTTTTCTATGCTAAGGTACTATTcttgaaagttttaaatttaaaatatctatatatataaaagaaagtcgtgttagttacactatttataactcaagaacggctgaatcgatttgactgaaaattggtgggcaggtagcttagaaccaggaaacggacataggataatttttaccccgttttctattttttattccgcgcggacggagtcgcgggaaaaagcttgtttataatataactgaCATTTTCAGGGCGTAATTAgtgttgtttattatttataatttttttagttatcaTATCGGTATAGTCGAATTCTGttacaagttaaaatatttttttctcagactacgaaaaatattttactgtttattCTAAAGTTTgacgtttaatttaatatttttgtaattgttttaagCCTCCATCCGGCGGACAACAGCCGGTACACGACAGATGCCAACGCACCCCATCCGACACTTTTTTCGTATAccggttttttatttaattatttatgtattacggattaataaataaccatgattataataatataattgataaCTATAAAGATAAACTCTATTCCTATATATCTAGTTTTGGTTTATGAAGTCAGACAGCATCTTCAGTAGCAGGTAGTCACGAAATAAACTTTTCATTAAGcccaataaaaataaattttaactttaaaacccAAACCCTAAAcctaaattatgtaaacataACCAATTAAATCCAAAAATCTAATTTCCGTTTGAAAGAGATTCGCAACCTGTATTACCATGGAATTCATCTGCCGAAACCCTTATACCCTTTATAAACAGAAATACGCGTTTTCAAACGGATTTCTTGATAGTagactaaatttttttaaaacaggaTTATGTCCATTTCTGATTACATCAATATTGTTAAAAGACCAGtgacaataataattagtttaatagTATAACTCGTATGTTAATAAATGCCATAAAGATTAACCCACCGTTAAGTCTACGCCAAAGCGTGAGAACTTACTGCATTGCAGACAATTATATGGTTTTTCTTTGGTTATTGCTCAGTGAGAACTCGTATAcgtaattataaatgctaagCAACCAAATATTGTTGACCTACTATTGAAATGTCTActaaatcttacttaatattataaatgcgaatggttagatggttggatggatgaatgtttgtttggaggtatctccaggacggctgcatggatatcgacgaaatttggcatagatgtagaacatagtctggaagaacacataggctactaattatgttttttttaattgcgcgcaaatggagtcgcaggcaacagctAGCTATAACTAGCTATAACTGCTAATTTATTTTGCactttattactaaatatttaacaaaaagaggtaaattttaatttgtccaattaaatttaatttacatatttaagtattttaaagtagTTAAGTTAatcacaaaatgtttaattattaattaactgtgataacatttatacaggccattaaaaaaacaaaaaataaaattaattaaaaaacggtACATTAAAACGGCAtagtaaattcaaatatattggcaaaaaatattaacatttttaatttagcttcACTTCATATAAAATTGCAATAACATTTAGCAGAGGCTATCATCTGTCTTCTAAAGAAACGTTTATTTGTATACAAACATTAGTTTTTGAGTTGGAATGAAATTTACATACGTTCGATATGCATAGAATTCTATTGAAGTCACGCTCTACCCCAGTTTATATGACAGAGAAAAGAATTGATTATCTTTGTAGTTAAAGGCGACCTAGTTGCCCACACTAGTCTAGACAGTTGAATATATAATGAcaccaatttaaaatttagttatttacgACTTATACcgatttaataacaatttatggATTTTAATGTGGATTTATGACAATCCTAGACGTTTATATTCGTCTATATTCACCGTTAAAGtagcatttttaatagtattacTTATTATCTCATTATTTATTCGATAAAAGTCCGATATTGTAGGAAGAAATTTAgaggaaaaaataaagaaatttagagGAGAAAATGAGTAGATAAGTAAAAGGAAAAGCCAACACGGAAGACTGCTAAAAAGGctttagatatttataaggttaatttattattaataataattaaaacaataatacctGGGTATCATTGAATACGACTAAAATACCGTTAACTATTCTAACACTGtttcacaaattatttaaaatatgaacttTTGACACGGAGTTTCACAGACCACAATCTtagtcattaaaatatttagaatttaagAATGCAGTAACCTCATTCCTCGCTCTTAAAACTTCttagtatgttttattaaaatgtatgcttaatataaaatctagaTAAATCTTAACTAGTAACATATTTGAGGTTACTTTCGTTACAGAACTTAATAAATGAACACATCCGTTTCGCTTAGGTTAGCGTGACCTAATGAAGTGGTCTAGActtcgatttattttaaaaaagaggTTTCCTagatttctaaaatatataataaagatttatgtGAATTACcgttttaatatactttattgacATTTCCGCAATGCGGTTATAgagttttacattatttattcaagCAATATAGCACACaagtttaataattgaaaacgaaagccatttaaaattagtaaagttGAAAACAAGAGAAACCGTCGCTACCAAACACGCATAAAGCGCCACGGCGCGCATTATTATGCTCATTGTTCGACATGTTTACAATACGGCGGGGGCACGCACGCCACAATTACGTGCTATGAATTTTATTCCACTCCGAACGGCTCTCATCCAACACGGGCGAAGCTCCCAGTTCCCAGCGCCCGGACACGCTTCGTTAACTTTCCGCGAGGCAACATGAGAACCAGCGAAACTATGTTTCAAACTTTCAAAAGACAAACACTCGTAAAAATTCTATCGTTAACCAAGAGAAATGAAACAGCGCAAAATGTGTCAAccgcttttttattattggcaACACTAAAAATGTCACAAATGTCATCTAGCTAGGTGGTTAGATGTTCTCTATGAAAAGTCTAAAAACTTCACTTGTCGCAAATTATAAGTTTGTATACTAATAAGCTGCGCCGTcctcaaaattatttttaaaacattatttatttcatattatgtttttagcTCTTTTGGGTAGTTCGCAGTCTTATAAGCCAATATACTGAAATGAAAACGAAGTAACATCAACATAAATTAGATAGAACGTATCCAAAATTAGCTATATTGCAGTTGAAATTGTTGTAGCTAAACTACATGTGATGCAGTTAAACTTTGTCAGaaagcatttaattttaaactgcAGTACAATTGGGTCAAACCAATTAAGACCtggatatgtttttaaactatgGCCATAAATGTCGTAGAACTTGCAAAAGCAGCAGTTCTTGCTCGAATGAGCTTTTGGACCAAACAGAATGTTTATGTTTCGTCTAAGTAAAATCCACCCACAGATCATATTGGTCTTAAAACTGTTCAAGTCTATTCAAGTCTTGTGTCTGTCCGTTTCCAGTATTCCAgccttttttaaatctatatctttCAATATGGggcttatttatatttcatatggGTCAATACCTGTAAGTTTGAATTTCAAACGTTTATGTTTGACAACCCTTGGCCGCAACGATAAAAGCGTTCGTTGTAAATAATGAATACACGTGAACGCGAAGAATCGTCACTCGAAAAACAGGTTAAGGCCACATCGGCATACAGCCTTGAAGCAAGAATTAGAGTAACGcagaaaatgtaaattttacgtTGAATGAAAGCAACCCTCTTAAGTCTTGTACAATAGAGGCAgtctcataatttatttttatctggcTTATTGCCCCCACACTACTGTgcctatataaatatagaggttgctaaatgtatttttaataaaagtatatatttttaacttattgggATAACTTTTATTCATGTTAATTAAACCGTGCTGTGCAATGAACGAgcaatttatatatacatatattattaaacattcttCATTATTCGggattcaaatttaattcattagaaaatgtaatacccacaaaattaatacttaatacaAACCGGGAGAAATTAATTCATATCCCATAATGGACCGaggaaaatataatcaaatgtTCGAAACTCAAAGCCGGGAAGGAGAGCGATGAAGGCTTTGATATCACctgtaacaattttatgtttattgtttcaaaACGCTACctgacatttaattaaaaacaattaggCTATGACACTCAGTGGAAGAATACGAATCAAATAACACTAAGTTCTTCAAAATAGATGAAGCCGTTTCGGTTATAAGAGGTCACAAATGAACCAACATATTAACAGTGAAAAATATTACGCTCTTGTTAGGAATATAGCTATAGCTTGTGCCATCGGAGTTTTATATGGGAATACCAGTAGTCGGTAGAGCACCGGTGTTCTATACCCTGTATTCAATTATAAGGATTGTATACCATTTTCAGACCAGTTCACTGTCCTATCTCACATTCATAGTTTCTCGGCTAGGTGCGGATAAtgataaaagattatttttccttatttcAAAGGATTTTTATTCATTCTACTCTAAACAAATAACGCAATCACAACAACTTAGACACTATAAATGCGTAAATctgtgtaaaaaaatcttatttcgtatttaaatttcattatgcCATACCCAGTTATGTAATACTTTATCCGTAATAAAATCGGGAATTAAATCACTCGGCTTGGCTGGATGGCGGCGGCACCTTTGCcacatataaaaaagaacGACTAGAAAAAGATATCGTAACAATGCGTTCTTCAGATTTTATTTCGCGGGACCGCATAAATAATTGTTGCCGTGAGAAATTTAGAACGGTATTGAATGGAGCCATTCTCTTCGTTCTTGGTCGTCGTTCGTAAAAGAAAGTGATGAATCTTACTTAATCTGTCTCTCGTACCTGCTATGGATTGTGACCGGTTGTTCTCGACTGACCGAATTATCTGCAATTGTACTTAGTCACGACTTTGGGAAATGTAATTTGGCCGAGTTCGGAGTAATATGCgttatatatgttatttaacgcaataattttttgttatttgttttaaaaacaatagtttAATAGCaagattcgaacccacgagCGCAGTCTGTAGTCCACACCCCTTACCAATACACTATTGGCACTACAATTCCAAATAccaattgaattaaattgctttgctacattttattcaacatatatacttaaatatatgttCTTGAGGTTCggtaaagaatattttacgcatttaattgttaataatcaTATTTACACACAcacgattttttattaacaaaataaaaatatataaacttgCTGTGATTTCCGcgcttttttatattccatatGTATACATGATTACAAGCAACTATAGATAAAGCTTATTATAACTTCGTAAATTGATCCGACAATTACATGAACTCTTCTACCTTTGAATCAGGAAATACAGTTACGcaatttgtaacataaaactttacaatGCGATGTACGTAGTATTTTTACACCTGCAACgtcttatgaaatattttaaatatttattaccataagaattttaaatttaaaatgaacccGATATGTGTTGACTGTGTAAAGGGTGTAGGCAGGTAAAGAACAAGACAAGTCAATCAATctaaaatttgataattaacataaattatttgaaactaaCTTGAAAAAGTACACGTAACAACCAATCTAAGGAACGGATTCGAATCGGAGTCTTCAGTTTCGAGAGCGAATCAAGTAACATTTGGGTcgcatatttaaaacaaaacatatataacgTACACAGGTATAATGTAGACATGTATTGATAtaatcaattgtttttaattcgtttACCAATGGAAAGTATGcacttgattttttatattactcaAACCAACTGTTTCGTTAGGATTTCTTTAATACTTAATGTGAGTTCTTTTATCACGAATAATTTACTCACAAGCACGATATAggctaattataaaaagtaaaacataagaatcacatgaaatatttattacgatCTTGATATTCTTCTATATAAGGCTTGCTTACCTTAACACtgaaattgtatttcaatCCCAATTTCGAAATGGATCCCTCGAGGTCCGCAGTAGTTAAAATTGCTGCATTCCACCGTAACCGGGCGCGAGGCAACGCAGCCTCCCTATCTGGACCGGTTGTTTACTAACGCCGTGTGCTTTAAACTTAACATTAACTTTGTGATCATCACATAAACAGCCAATATAACACTATCAGCTATTCGATAACGACCGCAGCCATGGGCGCGTCGTGTTTTTTGCAGAGCCCGATTAGCGGTTATGCGCGCGAGAAGCTAAAACAACGTCTATCATGCACGCCGGTAGACACGGGACTGACACTAGCGCCCTCACGCGCACGCGCGCCTCCTTGTTTTAGGACTTCGTTGCCCTAAAAGCCTGCGACACACCTCTATGTCTGGCAAAACTGGACCAGATTAATACTTCAAATCCAATAGTCAAATGTAAAGGAATTACaccaaacaaacaaaatatgtaaaagttcCAACTTTACCAAATACGATAGTGGGGTGAGTCTGTCACAGGAATACTTCGAATATGTTCGTCTCTAATTCATTTGGGCTACCATGTACCGTTAattgataagatttttttttcaacaatcaCGAATTAGAACTCTATCGAGACTTATtactgaattaaatttttatgccCCCGCTTTAcctaaaaatgtacataattatagtttgatttaatttgaatttactaGCTAACTTGCATGATAGGAATAAAAATTTCTCatgtcttaaattataattttatctcaATGTGGTAACTATAGAGGATTTCGTACCTAACCGAATCGTAGGTTGGTTAATATAATTCTATACTACTACtcttataatttctatattcaTAAGGCCGCAATTTAAATGCAACACGGCGTTCAAAGATTTATTGCACTTACATCTATTAGAATCGAGTTTGTTAATTATGACCCGAATTACGTGCCTTGCATTAATGAATCCTAACGGGTATTGATGTACACCTTTTTGATAAAAGTTGTACAAAGAATTGTCAAAAGACAAATGTTTCTGCCGCTTTAACATTGGAATTATGATCACTTAGGGAGATCCTACTAGTAAGTGTAGTCTAAGAAGTTTCTAAGTTCTATAATACTGCTAAGTAACTTTGAAAGTTTGATTAGGTTTATTGTCATgacattaataattcaattatataattaatgctAGTATTCTACAAGTGTTAGCTTTGTATCTGTcttgtattttgttaaattttgaaatttaataaataatttaattgacgtattaataaaatttctagcTACCGTTTTCACATAAACAtgagtaatataattttcgtcGTGCGTGGCCGTGTGCCTATGCTTGCAGtgcagttttattttgtacagtgcattttatttttcaaataagtttcaaaattcaaaatgtttaatattacatatccAAATGATTtttgaagtaaatttaaagtttactttgtatttaaaaaaagttaattttctgTCGCATGTGTTTAGGCGCCATCTAACGATGAGTAGAAGGCAACGaagaatttattgttttcgCTACCAACAATCACTTGTACATCATATACATGATGTGACGTAAGCGTaagcttttattatatttatagcatAGTTTGGGATTTGGGAAATTGCATGTTCTCGAacgattaattaaatgtttatttcatcGAAAAATTCAAACCTACCAAATGAATGCCTTTAAtcggtaaattaaaaacatttaggGCAACGCACAATGAATGTAAGTGTCTATGACAAATTGACAAATGAGAATGTCATTCCATATGATTGTGACAGTGACACAgagtattttattctttttataggAATATATAGGAAACATTTGTCATTGTTgttgtttgtatttgttttaaatttattcaacgttttaataacaagaaaaatataacagatttCTAAACATTCGCGTGATCTACAAATAATTGCAacctttatataattattagtatcataacttaaaaacataaaaatgtccAAACGAAATATAATATTCCACCCCATTATCAGCTCTATTCAACGGATAGCCTTGTATGAAACTAAAGCGGTAAATGGTTTGTAACTACAAAAAAACAGTAGTACtttgttgatttatttataataattaaaatttgttacagaGGTTTTATCTCATTGGTTCAAACAATACACAAACCAGATTTCGTGTACTTAAAATAGATAGAACTGATCCTAGAGAATTGATATTAGTTGATGATAAAGTGGAGTACAACAAGCAAGAAATACACCAGTTATTGAACATGATTGGCTTTGGCAACAGGGGAAATAGATCACCGGGCtttaataaacttgtttctGCATTTGGAATTGTTGGTAAGGtgtaattataacataaacatGTCAAGTTTTTGACAATAACTGGCAGGTCAAATGAGgaagataaattaatgaagATAAATACAGTAATGATGTCAAGAATATCAGTTTATcagtagttattaaaatacatgaaaTCTTCCTCATAACATATGCAAGGGCGTATATTCCCCTATTTCATAGTATAATAAAGCTATTCTATTTGTCTActcaagttttaaatttttagattaacTCATCTATACTTtatatactattattttataaagaggaaaaatttgtatttttgtgttttttttttaacaaaaaaacttgaaatactgacctgatttcaaaaattcctttgccattagaaagctacattattacCTAGTAACATTAGACTTAaccataaagtaaaataaaaatcaactactttatttaatttatttgtctttatatgtatattggtactttgaaaaattgtattaattttaggcTTCATAAGATTTTTGGAAGgatactatattatattagttactaaaagaagaaaaatagcTGTGATTGGTCCACATTCCATTTACAAAATAGAAGATACAGCCACAATCTATATACCGAGTGACAACAGTAAGCCACCGCATCCTGATGAGCAAAGATATCTCAAAATGTTCCTAGCAATTGATTTATCAACTAATTTCTATTATAGCTACAGCTATGATATAACACATACTTTGCAAATGAACATGGCACCTCCGAGAAAATTAGCTCCTGCATTATTTCCCAAACCTATTACAGCAGCTGTGTATCACTCAAATTTGAATTCAGAAAACAGTGAAGATAATAAATGCATCTGCAACGATGgtgaagatgatgatgaagacaTATTTGAAACATGGAAACAGCAATTGCAACAACGACAGAAAAAAATTgggtaactttttttttataatgttgagTTGTTACAGAACAGTACATTTGAATTATCATACAATTTGAATGCCACATAAGGAAATAGGAGTGTAACAAAGTTGCAAGAAAAGTTATCTGTACATTGTGGAGaacagtaaatttttttaaattacttttatttttaaggggACAAAGTCAAAGACTCGAGTTTGGCATCAGAACAGTACCTGAGTGGAGATTTGTTTGGAACAGCCATTTGCTATCGGCTGTACATTCATACCTACATCCAGATTGGATATTATATATAGTCCATGGTTTTATAGAACAAAgcaacttaaatatatttggtaGACCAATTTACCTTACACTTATAGCTAGAAGAAGTAACAGATATGCTGGAACTAGATTTCTAAAAAGAGGTGCCAACCTACATGGTGATGTTGCTAATGAAGTGGAAACTGAACAGATTGTTCATGATTCAATGATATCTTCATTTACTGCTGGCAGGTGAGAAAAACatctctaattaaaaaaaaatacaaacaaaaaatggcattatcattttaattgaaatgtaaaatttttaggtTCAGTTCATTTGTGCAAATGAGGGGTTCTATACCCAGTTATTGGTCACAGGATATATCGAAGATGGTGCCCAAGCCAGCCATATCTATAGACCTAAGTGATCCTTATGCTGAAATACCAgcgaaacattttaataacctCATGAGGAGATACGGTTCTCCAATCATGATATTAAATCTAGTCAAGAAGAGAGAGAAGAAGAAACACGAATCTCTTTTAACCGATGTGATAAGTAATgctgtgaaatatttaaatcaattcttACCACCGGAGCACGCCATACAGTATTTCCATTTAGATATGGCGAGAATGAATAAAGGAGCAGATGCCAAAGTTTTAGATAAGTAAGTATAATATTGGAATACTcatttagaaattttaaaatcattcgATCTCAGAACAAAATACCATTTTGACAgtttaaataaagacaaataaaaatacatataacaaagtaaattaaatgaaaaaattatattaattattcaagctaatttatctttaatggCCAAATGTTgagaaagtttattttctatatttaactattttttattctattcccAGGCTTGATTCTGTTTTCTATTGTTTGGTATATACTTTTAGAATACAGTGtaactattttgtttaaacataGCTTCAATATTTTCAAGATTATCCGCAATAGCTCGTACAGTAGTTCGTCGCACGGGTATATTCATGAGCTGTAAGGGCTACGACGACGAGAGCGGTGTGCCAGGTCACCAGGCTGGCCGCTTGCAGACTGGGGTTGTGCGAGTGAACTGTGTCGATTGTCTGGACAGGACGAATACTGCACAATTTGCAATCGGAAAATGTGTACTAGCTCATCAGGTTAGCTGTTACCGTTTTACCGCTAAACctcctattaaaattatattctcgTCCTTCTggatctatttaaaaaaacacagcTTATAATATATGTGGTAAAAAGATAATGATGCTTGAAATTCATGTTTATGATTATATAGTATGTTTACTTTAACCATTAGCTAGTTTAAAACTAGTACTTTTCTACAGTTGAACCTGCTATATTAGACTAAGGATTAATCTAGTTAGGCTGTAGCGGCGTGTGTGTAGCTACATATGGTttggaaaaaaactaaaagtgtTGAGGCGTTTGAGGATTTGGAACTTTGAAATCAAACCAACGTATCGTCTTCCgtatttcaaatgtattctAGTTTTTGATACAATGATCTAGGATAGCGGGGTGGGGATAATTAGCCAATAGGCGACACGTACGTATATTGGTTTCGCACTTTGATTGGTTATCACGATGTCACGGGAAACTAGCACTTAAGTCCTAAACATGCCCGCGGCCTTGAAAGCACCAGCTTTTAACACTGTTCATCCCTCACAAGTGGACAGATCCTTGTGTAAGACCGTCTTATGACGCCTGATGATGTCTTGATGTCCGCCACTCTGGAGATGCCATCTTCACCAGGAATTGTCTTCACGACGCGACCAAGTGGCCATTTCAACGGCGGAAGAGCCACGTCCTTGACAAGGACAAGCGTATCAGGCTTCAATTCTGCCGTATTTTCCCTCCACTTAGCTCTGATTTGTAGCTCCGAGATATACTCTCTAGCCCAGCGCATCCAAAACTGCTGCCGCAGCTGTTCCACTCTCTGGTAGCGGCTCAACCGGTGTAAAGGTGAGTGTTGCAGATCATTTTCACACACCGGTGCCGTGAGAGGTCGGCCAATCAAGAAATGGCCAGGGCTGAGGGGATAGCCATCAGAGGGATCCGAAGACAGAGGTACCAGCGGACGTGAGTTTAGCACTGCTTCTATCTGTGTGAGGACGGTAGCGAATTCTTCGAACGTCAGATGAGCATTGCCGAGCACTCGCCGCAGGTGGTACTTACATGATTTGATCCCCGCTTCCCACAAGCCACCAAAATGCGGGGAATAAGGAGGGATAaacgaaaatttaatattttgactcTTTGCGTAATCTACAACGTCTTTACTACAAGATGATAAAAACTGAGCAAACTCATTGTTTAAACCTACAAAATTTCGTCCATTGTCTGAGAAAATTTGACATGGTTTTCCACGTCGAGAAATGAATCGTTTGAGAGCGAGGAGGTAT
Proteins encoded in this region:
- the LOC106714061 gene encoding polyphosphoinositide phosphatase, with the protein product MSKRNIIFHPIISSIQRIALYETKARFYLIGSNNTQTRFRVLKIDRTDPRELILVDDKVEYNKQEIHQLLNMIGFGNRGNRSPGFNKLVSAFGIVGFIRFLEGYYIILVTKRRKIAVIGPHSIYKIEDTATIYIPSDNSKPPHPDEQRYLKMFLAIDLSTNFYYSYSYDITHTLQMNMAPPRKLAPALFPKPITAAVYHSNLNSENSEDNKCICNDGEDDDEDIFETWKQQLQQRQKKIGGQSQRLEFGIRTVPEWRFVWNSHLLSAVHSYLHPDWILYIVHGFIEQSNLNIFGRPIYLTLIARRSNRYAGTRFLKRGANLHGDVANEVETEQIVHDSMISSFTAGRFSSFVQMRGSIPSYWSQDISKMVPKPAISIDLSDPYAEIPAKHFNNLMRRYGSPIMILNLVKKREKKKHESLLTDVISNAVKYLNQFLPPEHAIQYFHLDMARMNKGADAKVLDKLSAIARTVVRRTGIFMSCKGYDDESGVPGHQAGRLQTGVVRVNCVDCLDRTNTAQFAIGKCVLAHQLYALGLIGEPVIEFDSDCVRLLEGLYEDHGDTLALQYGGSQLVHRIKTYRKTAPWSSHGNDIMQTLSRYYSNTFSDAEKQNTMNLFLGLFIPDPTKPAIWDYPTDYYFHHPEAMVYIPNRRSLTKWWDDEVVRHLPLPSNEMRKLCCEIIGTQGDGALEMLDPYQEYNRPFEYTVFTECFEFKMFHTLRDLAPSSESCSPFVVRGRSVGQSKGPASKNPVISGRSSTTSNNSSDSNSGSSSDDDLTSSTPSSRQINPSPLSLVDKLLSPEEPEDQPMFPAIKRSNAIALKQPSKRDMIVYRRYVNFERRSNPQYEPDIHIVMTVSSAFTIDSTIDVIPPTVTKASKEIYQNYVQRNSGRITVPAASLALYKKYVNFNVK